Genomic DNA from Bemisia tabaci chromosome 2, PGI_BMITA_v3:
tttcctcaaagcTAGGTGCCTGAACTAAAAAAAGGAGAATCTTGTTAAAATGAAATACCTGAAGTAATTATCATCCAAACTGAGGCATATAAAGAAAGAGTGTACGACTTCATCTAAAAAATATGTGAAGGCTTCTCTGAATTTAGGTTATTTAGGGAGCTGAACAGGACAAGGAACCAGGAACCTCCTGAGGAAAGTCTTTTTCATGAGAATTATGCTTGCATCATAAATAGTTCCTAAAGTTGCATTGAACCTGTAACAGAAACATTCCATTAAAACTTCAATGTAGAAGCTGCAAATGCGACCCTTTCATAGTCGAGATTACTTTCTTTTTGCCAACTGTACTTCCTACTTACAGGGACTAGCTAGCAATCAATCGCTtacacaaaattcatcatacCCCAGTGACAAATGAAGTTCTAAAGGTTAATTCAAGACGAGTTGCTTAAGaatttgtaaaacaatgagTTAAACTGAGTTTTGTTCAAAGAGGGCAGATCTTAAACACGAAAAGTGAGAGAACTCAAGCATGTGAATAAAAGAAAAGGGCAAAATAAGTAAGCGCAACTACAAAAAATAGTGTCATCACAACAAGAGCACAGACATTTTTTACAGACTATTTTGGGACATTTCTTTCCGTCATCCTCGGTACGCATTCTAAACAAAGGAGCTCTGTTACCTTCCCTTGGCCCATTACTGGTGATAGGatactgaaaatttttccaggCACCCAGATATCTTGGAGCATAATTGTGTGAAGGAAGGGGGGAGGCAAAACTGCTCCGATCATAATCTGGGAGCAATTCTTAACCATAAGATACGAAAATAAGAGCTAAATTCAGTGAAGTGTAAATATCTACCAACCTTGGAATTTCTTATTCAGGTACAGCTGTGTGAATTCTGATACCATGCATATTCTTGATCTCTTCTTGAAGAGTTTTGTTGATTAACTGGTGCTGCTTGACGGTTGAAAGACCCTTGAATTCAGCGGTGCTGACATAAACCTCGAACATAGCGCCACATCCACCTGATATATCTTGCACCTCTACTTCTCGAGCACttggaaacttttttttgagaagttttttaatttgatcttcTGACACTTGGGCTTGTGAGCTTGCAGCATCTGAAAGTCGCAAAGAACTGACGCTAAATAAACGGGTGCTACACTTGAGCCTTGCAATCATACTGCGAGCTCCTGGTGAATCGTCAAAAAGTAAATTGAAGTTATAAGACAAAATTTCAGCCTTACTTTCTTCTCTTGGAATTTGCGATCTTGGGAGAAACAATAATTTAGCAACTAAACAAATGTTCAATtcagatttaaaaaatgttcgaGGTTGTTTACACtgaggaaattttgaggttagaacgTAAGAAATCAGAAATGATAAGAATGATAAGAGCACAGAGAAGAACAATTAGAGAAGTGAGCCTCATTGGAAAAAAGTGCATTTCAGCATCTCACCTCTGATTGGTTGCTTGGTTCCCGCCAAATAATGCCTATCATAGTAAGCCAATCACAATCAGAGGCAATCCTTATCGCCGCCGCTGAAGCAAAGGAGCTTGCAACGCTGCTCGAGAATAGGATCTCTACTCTGAGTTCTCCTTTAATCAGCATTCGCACGTGGTTGTTTTGTAACCTCAAAAgtcaacttaaaattttttctcttcttagtTCTTAATTTCTTATTGAATCACTTTTAGTTCACTTTTCAATAACTGAAATCCAAATTATGTGGCTCCATCGTTTCGTGCCATTATATAATCTGATGCATCAATGAACTCCGAACTGTGACTTCTACTAGGTGTCGTGAAAGCCAAGATGGTCAGCTCCAAATCGAATATTTTGAACTACTCGCAGGTTCCGACCAAGCAGAACAAGGTAAGTTGTTACCTCCTTtcatgaaaatcaaatttattcttCAAGACTTTTCTCTGAAACTTTAAAGACCAAATTGCGGAACTGAACAGATGCCAGTCCGGTGAATCCTCACCTGGGTCAGAGAAGGAAATCACCCAGGTTACCTTGTCACTCAATGTTCAAAAAGATCCCACATCGTTGAAGTTATGATTTAGTCTATTAGAATATAGAAACCTACATTATCATTGATCCTTGTCTCTATCTAGTTTGAGTGGAAAATGATAGCACTCCCTTCATCGTAGAATGAAGGGCCGTTTACTTACTCTGCTCAGAGCAATTCTGGTTCTGTAGAAAGACGGAATTCCTAGCTGAGGGCTTGTTTTTTATCTGAACTGCAAAGGTTCGTAGTGGAACGCGATGAAACACCTCACTTTATTATTCCGGTCCACTGGCGCTGTTTAGCCCATTCCTTGTGCGGAAACCTAAGACCCTTCTCACAAGGTGGGTTGCGAGCGGCTGCATGCGATCCACTAGGATTAGGAGCCACGTAAGATTCTGATCCATTGATCCATGGATAAAAAAGAGTGATATGATGTAAACTCATCGTTTGTCCCTGGTCCTGTGTGAGAATTCCAACAATTCACTCTGGATTACTCTGCTACTATTACAATGCTTTTAATATTTGTTCATACAGCACCTAAAAGAGTTGGGAGCACCTCATGTTGATTCCTTTAACTATGCTGTCGATGAAGGTTTACCCGAGGCGCTGAAAAGTCTCATGCCGATAACATTCACCCTAAAAAATGGGAAGAAGATTCGGATTGAAATTCAGGTATTTATCTTctatttccatgtaaaaaaactAACACTTATACTTCACCAGTAACCTTTGTAAGAACTGGAAAATCCAACTGTAcgctgaaaggaaatttttgcTCCTCTATAATTCAATAAGTCATCAACCCTGTTTTGAACATCATGTACCCAGCTGGTCGTGAAATAATGATGCTCCAATTTGTGTTAGAAGTGGACATGTTccttttcatataatttttaaaagtaattcaCAAAAAGGGGCTTGAATGGAAAAATCCTTAAATGACTAATTTGGCACCTTAAACAATCATCCTTCTAGAACAGCAAAAGAAGAACTTTTTCGGAATTATGATTAAAAGCCAGGGGTGCCATTTCAGATAGTTGCGAGGCCAGGCAAGTAGTGTCAAGTTCCTTGCGTTTTTAAAGTGAAGCAGCAGTCACATTATTGGACGAAATCAACTAAAAACCTATCTGAACCTTGAAATTACGCCTGTATAACTCTCCcgacaatttttcaaatttctttgaaaatttaaaaattcagcatggATGATACTTTATCTTCAAATTCTTCACTGTTTTTTACGTGAGATTTGTCCAAGACTATAAAGCTTTACCCCCTAGTTAGGTTTTTTATCAGTGTCGAAACTCTAAATACAAATTAATGTTTCTCGTTTCGAAATGCTGTTAAAGTATACGGTACCtatattatttttatgaataGCAACTACCTATCCGGTAATTCTATTACTTtataagattcttttttttcattgaattgatattttttacttttctcaattattaattctttttttgttcCGAATAAAGAGAGTGGACATTCATATTCCAACTAAAACTGATTCAAATTCAATGAAAGTCTCCAAGCTTTATCCTAAAGAAGCCCGTCTGAGAGGATGCACCTATGATGCTCCTTTAGACATCACCTTTGGTTGGTCAGAAGATGGAGTTGCTCagccactcgtcaaaatggaagtTGGTAGAGTGCCCATTATGCTCAAGGTcagttttttgtttatttctttgtgtcactctttttgtttttgaagagTCAACTTAGAGCAAAATAGGATGAAAAAggaaataatcaaattaactttatttacTCCTAAGCGTTTTTAAAAGATCTGTAGATTGATGGTCAGagcatattttttattattctgcAAATAATTCGGAAATGTGGACCCCTGGAAAACCTATTCTAAATAGGATCCTTATAAAGCCGAGAGGACTGTTTTCTGCTTTTTTAAAAGTGACCATAGTAATACATGCCCAGAGAATGTTGTAGATGTAATGATCACTTGTAAAGAAAAGCAAAAGGACATGAAAGGTTTTTGACAAGATCTAACTTGCCATTTCCAAGTAGTCTGTTTAAAATTTGCCCCCGTAAGGTAGCCACTAATGACTGAACGTCTCCAATCACTCATTGCTTGAACTGATGAAATAACACTcaggaaaaaatgttaaataaaatATTCCAACATTCTCAGTGATATGGCAATGCTGTAACCTCTACTTTAAAATGTTTACAGTCTCGCAAGTGTAACTTGTCTCAGCTTAAACCAGCTGAATTAATTGAAAGGAATGAACATGCATGTGAGTGGGGTGGATACTTCATTGTCGGTGGTAATGAACGTTTAATACGTATGCTGATTCAAACAAGACGTAATTATCCAATTGCCCTGAAAAGATCAACATGGAAAGATCGAGGCACATTATTCTCGGACATAGGCGTTCAAATGCGGTGTGTCAAACAGGACCAAACTGCTAAGGTAAGTGAATGAGAAATCTGAAACGTGATGGAGGTTTCTTGAAACCCTTGTGATGATTTTGAATAATCGTTTAAAATTAGAATACACCTCAGATATATTGAGACTTGCCGAACATGGTAGAATTTTAAGTTAACAGTAACTGTTTTGTAAGTAAGTGGCCTCATTTAATATGCTGAACCAGCACCAGAATGTCTTTAGTACATTGAAGCTATTGTAGGTGCTCATAATCAAATTTGGTTGCTCTCAAAAGGGCTGGTGGAAAATGGGCCTGGAATAGCTGACAAGATGCTGATTTGCTGCTGCTGTGTGAGAACTTGGAGGAGTGAATGGCAAGTTGAGGAGTTACTCAATCTAGAATGTGAATGATTCCAGGAGCTCAATTTTTACGTATATATCTTTTTGAAACCACAGCATGTGGTTGGTGACCAGCACAGCAGCTCATCACCAATAAATGCAGAAACTTGGCAGGGCTGCAACTTTCTTAGTGCTTTGTGATGAGTAGACGCTACCCTAACGTCTCAAGGGTTTGCTAGAATTCAGAGTTTCTTGAGGCATGATGAATTTAtgattgtttttaaattgaatcaatgggctcctagacaaggtacaaattctAGTATTATAATGTACGGTTTCCTATCAACATTCCACACAGAATACAATTTGTGGAACGCAAATTATTGCTAGTAACTTCTAACTGAGATATCAATATTTTCAACGCATGGACTCAAACTTTCTGCTCATAAAAGAACCATAATCTACTTGAATTAAATTGCACACCAATGATTACTGTAACATCTATGCGGTATGAAAATATAGCGACTTCAATATTGGTGCTTCGGCTTAGCTGTTGCACACTGTTCACATTTCATTTAACACAGGGTGGGGAAGGAATGCTGCTCTGTCAAGAAACCGGCTAAAAACACTGCACCTAGTGTGCCATATGATTCTTGTGAACCCTAGTTTTTCTTGTGAgcttaaaattataattctcTGTAACCAGTGCTGTATTAAAATGTCAGTGCCTTGATTAGGAGTTAATGCCAGTAATTTTCGCTGCACGAAGTATGTTGAAGAGGATACTTTTATTAGCATGCCGAAATTTGTACCCTTTCTGGTGGTCCATCGTGGAAATGCATTACATCATTTGCCTGAAATTACTCCTATCAAGTAaattatttccaattttcccTTATTAGCTGCTCTTACACATATACTTGACAATACAAAGACATCTTGAGGATAAAACCAATCATGATCCAGATCCACTTCTGTTTTACCTACATCTGGCTAAAATGTGCATATCCTCATACTCTGCCAAAGAAGATTTCACTCTAGAGTGTTTGTATAAGAggttttccggttgaaaatgcagtTGTAATACTGTGAAATgtcttgcattttttattttctgtttttgcGGCCATGGTCtcattttaagttgattttgtaTCATCGTTTTGGGCCGattacgttgttttttttttttttttttttttttcatttgtgtaAGAGAAGCTTTTGACTTTCCTCCTTGCTATACATCATTCATAtgtttttttgggtttttttttttagaacaatGTTCttcattttgtcactgatgGAACTGCCAAATTGATGTTCACTCAtagaaaaatgattttctttgcACCTGTGATGCTGATAATGAAGGCGCTATTAGACTGCTCGGATGAACATATTTTTAATCACATCATGTCTGGATTCCAGGATAATCTATATTTCAAAAGGTACTGTCGAGGAAATGAGTCTTACAACTTTGTTATCCTCATCAATTGGTGTAATAATGGGTCGGTGGCACCcattttttcattccttttctGAAATTACAGGGTTGAATTAAGCCTCTAGGATTTTTTCAGACATTTGCAACCACTAATGGCCATAAATGCCAAAAATGGGGCCTGTTTGTGACGATACTTTTGGCAAGCTTGGATGACATAGCTAGGCGGGAGAAACGGTGTTTGCTTATCGGCCGAACTAACCTTTAGGCATCGCCTTGATACATCAATTTGACCATTGGATTTGGATCAGCTTTTTCTTCCCTGACAAATGCTTTTCTGAACATTTAATGAACTTTTCAGTTTTCTTAGAAGTAAAGAGAAACAAAATATAGGGTATAATATTATCTGCTGTCAATCTTCCcaattagaaaatttcatgctcttcCTGAAAGAACGTATGGAAATCTTGTTATTCGACTTAACAATGCTGgtttttgcttgtttctccAAGAGAAAGTGGCAAGAAGCGATTGGAAAACGCATGTTCAGCTCTTGTCTCATTGGTGGATTCATTCCAACAATTTTAAGTTATCATTGTTCTGTTTCAGCTGTGTATTAAGTATGATTCAGTTACTCTACTCAGAGAAAATCGTTACGCATAAAGACGCTCAAGAATACCTTGGTGCCGCATTCAAAGTAAAATTCAGCTATGATCTGCCTACACTGGAAACTAATGTTGATGTCTGTGATTTTATATTAaggtaaaatttcaagtatactTTTTCATTTGTGTCAATGTCTTACGAATTCTCTTTCAAAAACGTGGATATGAACAGTAAAATTACCTATTTCAACATTATGAATGAAAATGGCTGAATACCTCAATACTGGCTCCACCAAACGTTCTTCCAtatcttttattttcattctacTAATTTGATCATTGAGACTGCGGATTTGTTAAGATGTTCTCAATGATGATGtaaatgaaacattaaaaaaaaaaaacttaaatgcGTGAGTTTTTCCCATTTTCCATAACTGCGCAAAATTAAGCgaacagttggactgcattatgTATAAAGCAACcattatttctgactcattttagaaacaattcATGTATGCTCCAAGAGATTCCTTAATCATTCATGTAGCTGCCTCtatggatgagtcagaaatagtagctTCTTATTGCGTAATACAGTCCAGTTAAATCAGGCTGTTACCTGATCTCATTCAGTCATCCTGACTCTTATGGCAGCGAAGAAACTGTCATGATGGGGGAAAACTTTTACCAAAAactataattttcaaaatttactctcAAGGTTGCAAAAGACGTCACAAGTTAATCTTGTGATCACAGCCACAGACAGTTTCAATCCACCTCTGAAGTTGTCCTGAATTTCACATGAACTTAAGAGGAAATAATTAGACAAAAAACCAGATTTGATGCCTAAATAAGTTAACTGAACTATGGGCATTCCTACAATATGGCAATCTTTCTCCGAAGTCAGCGGTCACCCTTTTTCAAAATCGCAGAAATGTATATCTCAGTTTACAGTCTTGCCAACTCcttgtcatacttaattttaaacatgaaaaacTCTTAAATGCTATTTCTTGATAACTTTGGTGATTTAAGttctctatgtgaagaatattctgtgaacacCTCAAGCCTCGATGATCGTGcagtctccttttaaaaaatgaaataggagcagagattttgagatACTGAGGTTCACTTTTTTGCAGTTACACAATCGATATGCTAAGTAAGATATCAGTGTCAACAACCCTGGCTACGCAACAATATTATGACTTAGATGTACATGCTACCGCAAATttgtattttgataaaattgtatatttttttaattgttttagaGAGTGTATTTGTCCTCATGCAGAAAGctattttgacaaattccaatgCCTAGTCTTCATGCTTCAAAAGCTATTTAGTGTTGTTCAAAACGACAGTTTGAAGGACTCTGTTGACGGTCCAATGATGCAAGAGCTTTTACTTGGAGGGCATTTATATCTTCAGGTAATGGAAACAACTGCCGAGGGTGAATATTCAGTTCATTTCTCTAGACTTCTTTCTAGtcctgttttgaaattttccactgATTTCTCTAAAGTTTAACTAATGAATTTGCCTGTCATAAAAGACCTTTGAATAATATGTTTAATGGAGAATACTCTCCAATACAGTGAAGCTTTGTacaaacaatggagaatttgcacgcattttttttattgcttcatctgaaagtgcctaatgagctgagttcgcaatatttttcataatttttttctgacatgggaaattggagaaaaattgatttaaaagtgagaaaatgtgccgccttgtgacgtcatctggcggcatttcccatttaaacacatgtattttagcagaatcggttattttgtcatatctcctctaataattgctcaatttatgaatcaagggtatcttcgtgttcagttcactcagaggattccacttaaacaggaaattcaacaaatttcagacccttgcaaattctccattgatacGTATTCCCCCAGTTTTTTTGGTCCTGGTGAACTCCCCACCTTTCAATGTACATCAAATTCTATAGGCTAAATTTTATCGTAGCCAATACTTAATTCAACCAAGAAAATTTCTAGTCTTGACACAATCTTCTTGATATTCCAAGATTGAACTCAATTTTAAAAGattgcccaaaaattttaactcaTGGTTTGCCAAAGCGAGCGACTAGTATGCAGAAAAAATTATCTCGAGTGAATGCTCacatttttgtggttttctattttttctacaGAGgatataatattttaaaattaactcaaaCTCAGCAGTCAAATTTCAGCTCCTCACTTATTTTCTTAATTAATTTCAGGCTCTCAAGGATAAATTACAAAGTTTGCTGTACATTATCAAGGAGAACATAGTGAAACGAGACAATCCCAAGTATAATCTAAATCCTTGTAAGtataactccccccccccctatttgtTGTAGATTTATCCCTCACTGTAAACTCTGTGATGATTCAGACCtttgaaattgagttttctgCAAGACTCAGTGGAAAAATATACACGGATTATATTCATGTTTTATAGAAATATATTGAAGTTCAAACAATTAACAATTAATGACAGTAGAAAGCCTTGactaaaatgataataataccAAACCATTTCTTCCATTtagtaaaatatagaccttgaCCTATACTCATTGCCCTAAGCAAAAAAACGAACCTGGAACTTCTTTTAGAATAATTATTCGTTCTGAGCTTATAAAGATTGGGTCTTTTTTAGTAAATGAACATTTATTAATGTCGTAGTAATTTCTCATGCatttatgataatttttttacaactatGCCTTTGGTTATCGGTGGGTTTGGTAACTGACTTGTTCCTTTAATAATTATGCTCCTGATATGGGCTTCCATCATGGTCTCCAGTAGTATACAGCACAATACTCAACATgtagctaaaaataaaataagaaataaaaaaaaaaaaaataaataaaacatgttATTCCATAATTGAACGACAGAGGACAATTTTGGACTTAAAAAACTTAATATTTGACATTAATTAGATCGTTTAGAAAGTCAGAGTAATTGTGAATTCCCTCCTTGAGACTCAGTATCCTCGCAACTACAGAGCTTACATTATCGGTaagcttgaaaaaaaagaactccccccctcccaaaaaaaccCTCCAAatctccatttttaaaaatgatgataCGGGAAGAAAActtcgctaaaaaaaaaattgcaaaaaatgtctTGATAGAGGCTTgatattttcatctttttagCTGTATAAACCATGTGTAACCAGCTATTGGTTGATCATTGTCCTTGATCGTTAGTTCAGATTAAAGCACAAATAtacaatcaaaattatttttagtggTGGTGGATACCTGCATTCCGTTTATCTTATATCAACTGTTCTCAATTTTTCCATTACAGTGGAACTCCGATCCAGTATCAGTAAATGCAATAAGTATATCGAATTGCGAATGAAGACGTTGATAGGAACAGGAAACTTGACGAGTCTAGATAATTTAGGACTACAACAAAGTACCGGTGAGTTTTCGCATCTTCAGCTGTAAAATGTTATTacccttcttttttcaattgctcCCATTTATGTTGTgaattttaaactgatgaagAATTATGTAATTCGAACCTATATATAATTGCTTACTTTGTCGTATGTCCATCACTTACATGTGTCTCAGGGATCAAAATAggtactcccccccccccccccccaatgttTAATGATTTTTATTAGGAGGATAAATCTTTTACTATGCTTTAAAACCACAGTTTGCTCacaattatttgttttttatgtaTTGTGAGGGCGAAGGTAATTACTGGATTTCAACCACAGgtgtccagaattttttttcgtaaTCTGCAATTTTGGATATGCAAGAAAGAACAAACCTAATAGATATTTCAGTGATAGATAATTCAGTTTATTTCTCTTGAATGTATTATATATAGGATTGTCGGTGAACCCAGAGAACATCAATCGAATGAGGTATATGTCTCACTTCAGAGCTGTTCACAGAGGAGCCTACTTTTCAGAAATGAGAACTACAGATGTAAGACAGCTGTTACCTGAAGCGTGGGGCTTCATTTGCCCTGTGCACACTCCTGACGGAGCTCCTTGTGGTTTATTGAACCATCTCAGCAAAAGTTGCAAGGTACCAGCAAAATTCCTTTTcactgaattctctttttatgaaaTCTTCTTTGTTATTACTCAGCCACAGCCATGTATTTTTACTTTGCTAAGAACGGATAAATCCACTaaggaaatttccaatcttctTATGATCTGTTGTCTAAAATCTGTTGCACTCAGCCAACAGAATTTTTTGTACTAAACTGTAATATCTTTGCACAATCATCTACTCTGCcttgcttttttctttttcatgggTGAAGAAAGTTCTTTGCCTTCACATTGTTTGAGGCTGTCTTCACATTAGACTACTTTCCCTTCACTCTGCCATCTACATAATACTACACTGTTCACTGTTTTCTTTACATAAAAGAGCACATCACACAGTTTTCTTGGCAACAAGTAATACACTTAGCAGTTTCCATCTCAAAAATAACGTGTCTAATGGTTTCCCTCAAAAAGTAGCCCATTCATATGAagaaatatcattaaaattcaGAATAGAAAAATCTCAAATGCCTTTTGCCCTCACATTTTTACCGCCTCTCCAGGTGCCTTCacattttctctcctttttcataTGCCTTCACATTTCTCCTGCGGCCGGCCCGTCAAggattttctgcacccctgatttttttgtttatccGTATTTAATGtcttctaaaaaattattccttttcttttcaggTGTCTCCAATGCCAAATGAAAGATTAGTAGAAAATTTACTGGGGGTGTTGTTATCCTTAGGAATGGAAGCTGTAACATCAACTCCCTTCCGTCGAAAACCAAAATCACATTATTCAGTCCTCCTGGATGGAAGAGTAGTGGGTTTCCTAGCTGTTGAAATCAGTATTGACCTTATCAATAAGCTACGAGTAAAAAAAGTCCTGGGTGAAGAAGTGCCACGAACACTAGAGATTGTCTTAATCGAGTACAAAGAAATGAAGGGTGCATCGCAGTTCcctggtttgtttttgttcaCATCACCAGCTCGAATGATGAGGCCAGTCAAACATCTAGCGCTGAACAAGGAGGAGTTGATTGGCACTTTTGAACAAGTATACATGGACATAGCTATTTGCCCAGAAGAGATGTATCCAGGACGGACAACTCATATGGAGTTATCAAAGACTCATTTCTTGAGTAACCTAGCCAACCTGATTCCAATGCCTGACTGTAATCAAAGTCCACGTAACATGTACCAGTGCCAAATGGGAAAACAAACCATGGGAACTCCATGCCATAATTTTCATAGACGCGATAATACTAAATTGTACAGACTTCAAACGCCTGGCTCACCATTTTTCAAGACCTCCTTCTATGATGAGTTGCAGATGGATGATTTTCCAATGGGAACAAACGCAATTGTTGCAGTTGTCTCCTACACCGGGTATGATATGGAAGATGCCATGGTTCTGAATAAACAGTCAGTAGAAAGGGGATTTGCATATGGGTCTTTGCTCATGTCTGAAGTCAtcgaattgaaaaatgtttcctcCGCCTTTGAGCGAGATCCCAAAAGAGAAATGCTTGCGGAGTTCCTAGATATAGATGGACTGCCCTATCCTGGCGCCAGACTTTTGAAAGGCAATCCTCTGTATTGCTACTTTGATGctaaaactcaaaattatgCTGTAGGCTATTTGAAAGCTAAAGACGAAATTTATGTTGAAAATGTCCGAGTAACCATTGATACCAACGAACAAGCCAAACAGCTGAATATTTTGAAAGCCAGCATAACGTATCGAGTCCCAAGA
This window encodes:
- the Polr1B gene encoding DNA-directed RNA polymerase I subunit RPA2; translated protein: MVSSKSNILNYSQVPTKQNKHLKELGAPHVDSFNYAVDEGLPEALKSLMPITFTLKNGKKIRIEIQRVDIHIPTKTDSNSMKVSKLYPKEARLRGCTYDAPLDITFGWSEDGVAQPLVKMEVGRVPIMLKSRKCNLSQLKPAELIERNEHACEWGGYFIVGGNERLIRMLIQTRRNYPIALKRSTWKDRGTLFSDIGVQMRCVKQDQTAKNNVLHFVTDGTAKLMFTHRKMIFFAPVMLIMKALLDCSDEHIFNHIMSGFQDNLYFKSCVLSMIQLLYSEKIVTHKDAQEYLGAAFKVKFSYDLPTLETNVDVCDFILRECICPHAESYFDKFQCLVFMLQKLFSVVQNDSLKDSVDGPMMQELLLGGHLYLQALKDKLQSLLYIIKENIVKRDNPKYNLNPLELRSSISKCNKYIELRMKTLIGTGNLTSLDNLGLQQSTGLSVNPENINRMRYMSHFRAVHRGAYFSEMRTTDVRQLLPEAWGFICPVHTPDGAPCGLLNHLSKSCKVSPMPNERLVENLLGVLLSLGMEAVTSTPFRRKPKSHYSVLLDGRVVGFLAVEISIDLINKLRVKKVLGEEVPRTLEIVLIEYKEMKGASQFPGLFLFTSPARMMRPVKHLALNKEELIGTFEQVYMDIAICPEEMYPGRTTHMELSKTHFLSNLANLIPMPDCNQSPRNMYQCQMGKQTMGTPCHNFHRRDNTKLYRLQTPGSPFFKTSFYDELQMDDFPMGTNAIVAVVSYTGYDMEDAMVLNKQSVERGFAYGSLLMSEVIELKNVSSAFERDPKREMLAEFLDIDGLPYPGARLLKGNPLYCYFDAKTQNYAVGYLKAKDEIYVENVRVTIDTNEQAKQLNILKASITYRVPRAPSVGDKFASRAGQKGICSYLWASEDLPFTESGLVPDIVFNPHGFPSRMTIAMMIEMMAGKSAALHGMKYDATPFKFNEENTAIDYFGKLLEAGGFNYYGTERMYSGTNGREMKASIFFGIVHYQRLRHMVADKWQVRSTGPIDSLTRQPIKGRKKGGGVRFGEMERDSLLSHGAAYLLQDRLFLNSDRTTVIVCSKCGSLIGPVITRSEIIKDHSETQIKCSLCKDSSHIRNMEVPYILKYLIAELSSVNIYIHLKTSDVCKAV
- the LOC109034186 gene encoding bolA-like protein 3 translates to MIARLKCSTRLFSVSSLRLSDAASSQAQVSEDQIKKLLKKKFPSAREVEVQDISGGCGAMFEVYVSTAEFKGLSTVKQHQLINKTLQEEIKNMHGIRIHTAVPE